A single Armatimonadota bacterium DNA region contains:
- the acs gene encoding acetate--CoA ligase has translation MSDTLDTLLVEGRKYPPDPAFVAQANVNDPAVYADALADPVAFWEAWAKELAWSEPWSVPLVWERPYAQWFVGGKLNACFNCVDRHVEAGRGDKTAFIGEGEPGDVRTFTYSQVKDEVCRIANALKGLGVKKGDRVCVYMPMVPELPMVMLACARIGAAHSVVFGGFSAESLHERINDAGAKVVVTADGGWRRGGVVPLKRITNDALDLGCPTVESVLVLDRIESSASQLDKFDLGSWVPGRDVHWRDAVLDQCTECPCEPMDSEDLLYILYTSGSTGKPKGIMHTTGGYLVQTYATTKWVFDLKPDDVYWCTADCGWVTGHSYIVYGPMANAATMVVYEGTPDTPDKDRFWRVVERHKVTVLYTAPTAIRTFMKWGDHFPERCDLSSLRLLGSVGEPINPEAWIWYRRTIGKDACPVVDTWWQTETGAIMITPLPGITATKPGSATQPFPGIKAAVYSESGSEITPVQGALGYYARSHDGQAPSTGSEVGGILTIEGPWPSMLRGIWGDPDRFQRTYWSRFEGAYFPGDGTKVDEDGYFWLLGRIDDVMLVSGHNISTMEVESALVDHPAVAEAAVIGKAHDIKGQGIAAFVILRQHVDRVPGEDVRTEFERGVGHLDPHDDDPLALAQQLKTHVAHKIGAIARPDDVYFCAELPKTRSGKIMRRLLRDVAEGRALGDTTTLADPAVVAALKDKYEGTEG, from the coding sequence ATGTCGGATACGCTCGACACCCTGCTGGTCGAAGGACGCAAGTACCCGCCGGATCCCGCGTTCGTGGCCCAGGCGAACGTGAACGACCCCGCCGTGTACGCCGATGCGCTCGCCGATCCGGTCGCGTTTTGGGAAGCATGGGCGAAGGAACTGGCCTGGTCCGAGCCTTGGTCGGTCCCGTTGGTCTGGGAGCGGCCGTACGCCCAATGGTTCGTCGGCGGAAAGCTGAACGCTTGCTTCAACTGCGTCGACCGGCACGTCGAGGCAGGGCGTGGCGACAAGACGGCCTTCATAGGGGAAGGCGAACCCGGTGACGTCCGGACGTTCACGTACTCCCAGGTCAAAGACGAGGTCTGCCGGATCGCGAACGCCTTGAAAGGTCTCGGGGTCAAGAAGGGCGACCGGGTGTGCGTCTACATGCCGATGGTGCCCGAGCTTCCGATGGTCATGCTGGCCTGCGCCCGGATCGGCGCGGCTCATTCCGTGGTCTTCGGCGGCTTCTCGGCCGAATCGCTCCACGAGCGGATCAACGACGCAGGGGCCAAGGTCGTCGTGACGGCGGACGGGGGCTGGCGCCGAGGGGGCGTGGTCCCGCTGAAACGGATCACGAACGACGCTCTGGACTTAGGGTGCCCGACCGTCGAGAGCGTCCTGGTCCTCGACCGGATCGAGTCTTCAGCGTCCCAACTCGACAAGTTCGACCTGGGCTCATGGGTGCCGGGCCGCGACGTCCATTGGCGTGACGCGGTCCTCGACCAGTGCACGGAGTGTCCGTGCGAACCGATGGACAGCGAGGACCTCCTGTACATCCTTTATACGAGCGGGTCGACCGGTAAGCCGAAAGGCATCATGCACACGACGGGCGGATACTTGGTCCAAACCTACGCGACCACGAAGTGGGTGTTCGACCTCAAGCCGGACGACGTTTACTGGTGTACGGCCGATTGCGGCTGGGTGACGGGTCACAGCTACATCGTGTACGGGCCGATGGCCAACGCGGCGACGATGGTCGTTTACGAGGGGACGCCGGACACGCCCGACAAAGACCGGTTCTGGCGGGTCGTGGAAAGGCACAAGGTGACGGTCCTGTATACGGCCCCCACCGCGATCCGGACTTTCATGAAGTGGGGCGACCACTTTCCGGAACGGTGCGACCTTTCGTCCCTTCGCTTGCTCGGTTCGGTCGGTGAGCCGATCAATCCGGAAGCCTGGATCTGGTACCGACGGACGATCGGGAAGGACGCCTGCCCCGTCGTCGACACGTGGTGGCAGACCGAGACCGGAGCGATCATGATCACGCCCCTTCCGGGTATCACGGCCACCAAGCCAGGATCGGCCACGCAGCCGTTTCCCGGCATCAAAGCGGCGGTTTACAGCGAGTCAGGCAGCGAGATCACGCCTGTGCAGGGCGCACTGGGTTACTACGCTCGTTCTCATGATGGCCAAGCCCCTTCGACCGGGTCCGAAGTCGGTGGCATTCTCACGATCGAGGGGCCCTGGCCTTCGATGCTCCGAGGCATTTGGGGCGACCCGGACCGGTTCCAACGGACGTATTGGAGCCGGTTCGAAGGCGCCTACTTCCCCGGCGACGGCACAAAGGTCGATGAAGACGGCTACTTCTGGCTGCTGGGCCGGATCGATGACGTCATGCTCGTCAGCGGTCACAACATCTCGACGATGGAGGTCGAGAGCGCGCTCGTCGACCACCCGGCGGTCGCCGAGGCGGCCGTGATCGGCAAAGCCCATGACATCAAGGGTCAGGGTATCGCGGCCTTCGTGATCCTGCGGCAGCACGTCGACCGTGTGCCCGGCGAAGACGTCCGTACGGAGTTCGAGCGCGGGGTCGGACACCTCGACCCGCACGACGACGACCCGCTGGCCCTCGCCCAGCAACTGAAGACCCATGTCGCCCACAAGATCGGTGCGATCGCGCGGCCCGACGACGTTTACTTTTGCGCCGAACTGCCGAAGACCCGTTCGGGCAAGATCATGCGCCGCCTCCTAAGGGACGTCGCCGAGGGCAGAGCTTTGGGCGATACGACCACGCTGGCCGACCCGGCCGTCGTCGCAGCCCTCAAGGACAAGTACGAAGGGACCGAAGGTTAG
- a CDS encoding VOC family protein encodes MALVVSPCVGLVTPDPGAAAGFLCDVLDMEIVGTDAGIELWGGPLRFFIDPGQPRPLVFELATDDHAQARQLVRSFGFEELVWRGPGQSCLARDPFGLVFNIHQDSSGLGSFDLEGFEPALIKPCIGAGLPDPHEAASFYSEVLDSPFSRLPDGSYVVGSGPVRLRFRFGVGTAPMVWLRADAPVKKLLTNGCRKSDGNAVVDPYGVHWCVEAAPEARTAVVCPL; translated from the coding sequence ATGGCATTGGTAGTCAGTCCGTGCGTCGGTCTCGTCACTCCGGACCCCGGAGCGGCGGCGGGCTTCCTGTGCGACGTCCTCGACATGGAGATCGTCGGAACGGACGCCGGGATCGAACTCTGGGGCGGGCCGTTACGGTTCTTCATCGATCCGGGACAGCCTAGACCTCTTGTCTTCGAACTCGCCACGGACGACCATGCCCAAGCACGGCAGCTCGTCCGGTCGTTCGGCTTTGAAGAACTCGTCTGGCGCGGTCCCGGTCAATCGTGCCTGGCCCGCGACCCGTTCGGCCTCGTCTTCAACATCCATCAAGACAGTTCCGGGCTGGGAAGCTTCGACCTGGAAGGGTTCGAACCCGCCCTCATCAAGCCGTGCATCGGCGCCGGACTCCCGGATCCGCACGAAGCAGCGTCGTTCTATTCAGAGGTGCTCGACAGCCCGTTCAGCCGTCTTCCGGACGGTTCCTACGTCGTCGGGAGCGGGCCCGTCCGACTCCGGTTCCGGTTCGGCGTCGGCACCGCTCCGATGGTCTGGCTCAGAGCCGACGCGCCGGTCAAGAAACTCCTGACGAACGGATGCCGCAAGTCGGACGGGAACGCCGTGGTCGACCCGTACGGCGTCCACTGGTGCGTCGAAGCCGCTCCGGAAGCACGGACGGCTGTGGTCTGTCCTCTATAA
- a CDS encoding DUF885 domain-containing protein — MPAMIPAVLLLGFAGRPAGPTMEDTVRRYATDLESIERYYDVPLSQKGAARTEALVTETLKGLESVDFGRLDRAGRVDWLLLKNLLEAERRSLSTEEAKNAPTLRLLPFARRIVALEEGRWTLEKLDPESAATEIETVRREAEKALESARTALEKKEADPSEALRASKTLDALSRVFRRWYDHSNGYKPSFSWWCAKPYEECVKALEGLEKFLKEDVAGQRGAENDPLVGDPIGRKRLEDDLKREMLAYTPEELVAIAEHEYDWCLKEMIKASREMGCGDDWKAAIERTKADHVAPGEQDDLVMAQGREAVEFVESRDLVTLEPLVKETWRVNMLTAEQQKNWPFAFYGGQHMATSYPVPEMSHDTKLMAMRGNNRHFLRAVTHHELIPGHHLQLYMADRYNAYRKTFSTPFFVEGWALHWEMLLWDLDFPQSPMDKVGMLFWRMHRCARIIVSLKYHLGEMTSAQMIDTLVDKVGHERWTATSEVRRYVGDMYSPLYQAAYMIGGLQLRALYKELVPKSMTPKQFHDAVLRLGPMPMEGVRLSLTDREVTKDWKPGRNVLASDH, encoded by the coding sequence ATGCCCGCGATGATCCCGGCCGTCCTACTTCTCGGGTTTGCGGGACGTCCGGCAGGCCCGACTATGGAAGACACCGTCCGACGCTATGCCACCGATCTCGAGTCCATCGAACGCTACTACGATGTACCTCTCAGCCAAAAGGGCGCGGCCAGGACAGAGGCCCTTGTCACCGAGACCCTTAAGGGACTCGAGTCGGTCGACTTCGGCCGTCTGGACCGAGCAGGCCGGGTCGACTGGCTCTTACTGAAGAACCTGTTGGAAGCGGAGCGAAGGTCACTGTCCACCGAAGAGGCCAAGAACGCCCCGACCCTCCGGCTCTTGCCTTTCGCACGCAGGATCGTCGCTCTCGAAGAAGGGCGCTGGACGTTAGAAAAGCTCGATCCAGAAAGCGCTGCCACGGAGATCGAGACGGTGCGAAGGGAAGCCGAGAAAGCGCTCGAATCGGCCCGCACCGCGCTCGAAAAGAAGGAAGCCGACCCGTCCGAAGCCTTGCGGGCCTCCAAGACCTTGGACGCACTGTCCAGAGTGTTCCGACGCTGGTACGACCACTCCAACGGTTACAAGCCGAGCTTTTCCTGGTGGTGCGCCAAGCCCTACGAGGAGTGCGTCAAAGCGCTCGAAGGCCTCGAAAAGTTCCTCAAAGAAGACGTCGCAGGACAGCGCGGGGCCGAGAACGATCCCCTTGTCGGCGACCCGATCGGCAGGAAGCGGCTCGAAGACGATCTCAAACGCGAGATGTTGGCCTATACGCCGGAAGAACTCGTCGCGATCGCCGAACACGAATACGACTGGTGCCTCAAGGAAATGATCAAGGCATCGCGCGAAATGGGGTGCGGCGACGACTGGAAGGCGGCGATCGAACGGACGAAAGCCGACCACGTGGCCCCAGGAGAGCAGGACGACCTCGTGATGGCCCAAGGGCGGGAAGCCGTCGAGTTCGTCGAGTCCCGCGACCTCGTGACGCTGGAACCGCTCGTCAAAGAAACCTGGCGGGTGAACATGCTGACCGCCGAACAGCAGAAGAACTGGCCGTTCGCGTTCTACGGCGGCCAGCACATGGCGACGTCGTATCCCGTGCCCGAAATGTCGCACGACACGAAACTCATGGCGATGAGAGGGAACAACCGTCACTTCCTACGGGCCGTGACCCATCATGAGCTCATCCCCGGCCATCACCTGCAGCTCTATATGGCCGACCGGTACAACGCTTACCGCAAAACGTTTTCGACCCCGTTCTTCGTCGAAGGGTGGGCCCTGCATTGGGAGATGCTTCTCTGGGACCTGGACTTTCCGCAATCGCCGATGGACAAAGTCGGCATGCTGTTCTGGCGGATGCACCGCTGTGCCCGGATCATCGTGTCGCTGAAGTACCACCTGGGAGAGATGACCTCGGCGCAAATGATCGACACGCTCGTCGACAAAGTCGGCCACGAGCGATGGACGGCGACCTCGGAAGTCCGCCGCTATGTCGGGGACATGTACTCTCCCCTCTACCAGGCGGCCTACATGATCGGCGGGCTTCAACTACGGGCCCTCTACAAGGAACTCGTCCCGAAGTCCATGACCCCGAAGCAGTTCCATGACGCCGTGCTCAGGCTCGGTCCGATGCCGATGGAAGGCGTCCGGCTCAGCTTGACGGACCGTGAGGTCACAAAGGACTGGAAGCCCGGCCGGAACGTCCTCGCGTCAGATCACTGA
- a CDS encoding 1-acyl-sn-glycerol-3-phosphate acyltransferase has protein sequence MSNEDDRHSLGLRIAFPFLKIVAWSLFAFFAAPIRVKGAKNVPRTGPLLVFSNHVSNSDPVLVQYASPRLLHFMARRELFTMGLMGRFIRWFKAFPVTQSSADKGAIRRALDLVGSGHAVGVFPEGQLSPDGRLIELLPGAALLVRKTGAPCVCVGIRGVEKMMPYPTATPRWAFTTVTAHWGEPRSFGPDAKAEDILDWIGSELRRLSGQ, from the coding sequence ATGAGTAACGAAGACGACCGGCATTCGCTCGGTCTGAGGATCGCTTTTCCGTTCCTTAAGATCGTGGCCTGGTCGCTGTTCGCCTTCTTTGCCGCCCCGATCCGGGTCAAGGGCGCGAAAAACGTCCCCAGGACGGGTCCGCTGCTCGTCTTCTCGAACCATGTGTCGAACAGTGACCCCGTTCTCGTCCAATACGCGAGCCCGAGGTTGTTGCACTTCATGGCCCGTAGGGAGCTGTTCACGATGGGGCTGATGGGCCGCTTCATCAGGTGGTTCAAGGCGTTCCCCGTGACCCAAAGCTCCGCCGACAAGGGCGCGATCCGGCGTGCCCTCGACCTCGTCGGATCGGGGCACGCGGTCGGTGTCTTCCCTGAAGGGCAACTCAGTCCGGACGGCCGTTTGATCGAACTTCTGCCGGGCGCGGCCCTGCTCGTCCGGAAGACCGGCGCTCCCTGCGTCTGCGTCGGAATCCGCGGTGTCGAAAAGATGATGCCGTATCCGACGGCGACCCCGAGGTGGGCCTTCACGACCGTGACCGCCCATTGGGGCGAGCCACGGAGTTTCGGGCCTGACGCGAAGGCCGAAGACATCCTCGACTGGATCGGATCCGAACTTCGACGCCTTTCGGGTCAGTGA
- the purN gene encoding phosphoribosylglycinamide formyltransferase — MNRVAVLVGSKGRGSNMTALVRACRSGEVPAEIVLVVSPRDDSPAFETAQALGVPVVALSPKEADYAGRLVDVLRGAEVGTLCLAGLMTKLPVEVLDRWPGRILNIHPALLPRHGGKGMYGRHVHEAVLAAGDLESGCTVHIVTENYDEGPIVLQLTCPVLPDDTPETLAERVLALEHRAFPLALKKVVEGDE; from the coding sequence GTGAACCGGGTGGCGGTCCTTGTCGGCTCCAAAGGCCGGGGTTCGAACATGACCGCCCTGGTCCGAGCGTGCCGTTCGGGAGAGGTTCCTGCCGAAATCGTGCTGGTGGTCTCGCCGCGCGACGACTCGCCCGCCTTCGAGACCGCCCAGGCCCTCGGCGTCCCCGTGGTCGCCCTGTCACCGAAGGAAGCCGACTATGCCGGACGGCTCGTCGACGTCCTCCGTGGGGCTGAAGTCGGCACGTTGTGCTTGGCCGGACTCATGACGAAGCTGCCGGTCGAAGTCCTCGACCGATGGCCCGGCCGGATCCTGAACATCCACCCGGCTTTGTTGCCCCGGCACGGGGGGAAGGGCATGTACGGGCGGCACGTCCATGAGGCCGTTTTGGCGGCCGGAGACCTTGAATCCGGCTGTACCGTCCACATCGTCACCGAAAACTACGACGAAGGTCCGATCGTGCTCCAACTGACCTGCCCGGTTTTGCCTGACGACACGCCGGAGACCTTGGCCGAGAGGGTCTTGGCTTTGGAACACCGCGCCTTTCCGCTCGCGTTAAAGAAAGTCGTGGAGGGGGATGAGTAA
- a CDS encoding PhoPQ-activated pathogenicity-like protein PqaA type, which produces MVPAGFLGDTEGFRWVRASAFAGRDALELTSQVWRDHRWNHGLVVSVPPRGATVPGCVLHVTGGPANEPDLLWADGLALVSGMNVATLFDIPVQPLWGFREDDLIAHTFEMFLESGDDTWPLLMPMVRSVTRAMDALAASGLADGPFVVTGASKRGWTSWLAGCTGDPRIAGIAPMVFDFLKMPEQLEKQARDWGVLSPMISDYTTRELEESVDTDNGARLLGLVDPAQNLGSLRVPVLMILGTNDAYWTVDAHTLYWEDVTVPKNLVMVPNMAHGWGSTDYWTPTLAAFSRGAVAGGHLPQWTVPGFWPPNGPTSAEVCPSPGDVLWSARSADRNFTAAEWASSLELSRPVGDGWTAAFVARRLEAFGLSFWTSTPVRVTRDDPR; this is translated from the coding sequence ATGGTACCGGCAGGATTCCTAGGTGACACGGAGGGGTTTCGGTGGGTCCGGGCGTCCGCCTTTGCGGGCCGAGACGCCCTGGAACTGACGTCCCAAGTTTGGCGGGACCATCGATGGAACCACGGTCTCGTCGTATCGGTTCCTCCCCGTGGCGCGACCGTACCCGGATGCGTGCTCCACGTCACGGGGGGGCCGGCGAACGAACCGGACCTCTTATGGGCCGACGGTTTGGCGCTCGTTTCAGGGATGAACGTGGCGACTCTGTTCGACATTCCTGTCCAACCGTTATGGGGTTTCCGGGAAGACGACCTGATCGCCCATACGTTCGAAATGTTCCTCGAGTCGGGCGACGACACTTGGCCGCTCTTGATGCCGATGGTCCGAAGCGTCACGAGGGCCATGGACGCGTTGGCCGCTTCCGGTCTGGCCGATGGCCCGTTCGTCGTAACGGGCGCGAGCAAGCGGGGATGGACGTCTTGGTTGGCGGGATGTACCGGCGACCCTCGGATCGCCGGCATCGCCCCGATGGTGTTCGACTTTCTCAAAATGCCCGAACAACTCGAGAAGCAAGCGCGGGACTGGGGCGTTCTCAGCCCCATGATCAGCGACTACACGACGCGCGAACTGGAGGAATCGGTCGATACGGACAACGGCGCCAGGCTCCTTGGACTCGTCGATCCAGCCCAGAACCTCGGGTCGCTCCGGGTCCCGGTCTTGATGATCCTCGGAACCAACGATGCGTACTGGACGGTGGACGCGCACACGCTGTACTGGGAGGACGTGACCGTACCGAAGAACCTGGTGATGGTGCCGAACATGGCCCACGGATGGGGCTCGACGGACTACTGGACTCCGACTCTTGCCGCTTTCTCCCGAGGGGCGGTGGCCGGGGGGCACCTGCCGCAATGGACGGTTCCGGGATTCTGGCCACCAAACGGCCCGACGTCGGCTGAAGTCTGTCCGAGTCCGGGGGACGTCCTGTGGTCTGCACGATCGGCGGACCGTAACTTCACCGCCGCCGAATGGGCATCGTCCTTGGAGCTCTCACGGCCTGTCGGAGACGGTTGGACGGCCGCGTTCGTCGCCCGCCGGCTGGAAGCATTCGGCCTGTCCTTCTGGACGTCGACCCCGGTCCGGGTCACGCGCGACGATCCCCGATAG
- a CDS encoding HD domain-containing protein, with the protein MSGILVHHGTRWRAAVAAGVLFAAISMCACFLVAAWTSQAFQKTQTDELASIARLSALQVDGDAHERLTEPGQMSSKSYEEQSERLRRVLSNVRNVRFVYTVRPAHGGFVFILDPTVFGDADRDGVDDKSYLMDPVEAVTPGMVNALATGLVQVDDKPLKDKWGTWLSAYAPVRDSSGKVVAVLGIDRDYRLVQARLDQVWTNAVLIALLAGALAIAATLILAKTESLRWASMRRRGNRLRRRLLEFLLMTCVCGILIEGASLASRAQQTSDQKRSITVDMTATESVRTAVSKAGRAERVDEREWQAVAEKAATSSMTWLGIEADQVRRSDPPLAKVRAAVLTEKCDQVMDELRSQLSVSAAQEASFIRSVVTLLMLAISLAVGCVLVLRLTSTHDERLAAAVVANDEFVQDQRSFLHSLPISVFAFTAQECVFRNPSWEEMTGWHEGREPMTCFLEAVHSEDTASVKAALENARTLHQAVVVEHRIVKPTGQVLWVETRLSTVKANDGTYRYTLAFSLDTTATRAAERAMSEKNDEIVRKNALLSRTLTELEDNLESIVRAMVRAIEAKDIYTAGHSERVMQYSLWIGQEMGLGPYELRVLEMGALVHDIGKIGVPDDVLTKPGKLTESEFRLVQKHPVYGANIMGGIPSFKDCLPIVKWHHERLNGTGYPDGLVGDEIPLLVRIAAVADVFDAMTTTRSYRSSIPIAEVVQMMWGEVEAGKLDGAALQALESALRKRSPLMRERSEEQAA; encoded by the coding sequence GTGAGCGGGATCCTGGTCCATCATGGGACGCGTTGGAGGGCGGCGGTCGCTGCGGGCGTTTTGTTCGCGGCCATTTCGATGTGCGCCTGCTTCCTTGTCGCCGCTTGGACGAGTCAAGCGTTCCAGAAGACGCAGACTGACGAACTGGCCTCCATCGCCCGGCTGAGTGCCCTCCAGGTCGACGGCGACGCCCACGAGCGACTGACCGAACCCGGACAAATGTCCTCCAAGTCGTACGAAGAGCAGTCCGAACGGCTCCGGAGGGTCTTGTCCAACGTCCGAAACGTCCGGTTCGTGTACACCGTCCGACCCGCGCACGGAGGATTCGTCTTCATCCTTGACCCGACCGTGTTCGGCGACGCCGACCGGGACGGCGTCGACGACAAGTCGTACCTCATGGATCCGGTCGAAGCCGTCACGCCGGGCATGGTCAACGCCCTCGCGACCGGGCTCGTCCAGGTCGACGACAAGCCACTTAAAGACAAATGGGGGACATGGCTGTCGGCCTACGCCCCCGTTAGGGACTCGTCCGGCAAAGTCGTGGCAGTCCTCGGCATCGACCGGGATTACAGGCTCGTCCAGGCCCGATTGGACCAAGTGTGGACGAACGCCGTCCTGATCGCGCTCCTCGCGGGCGCGTTGGCCATCGCGGCGACCCTCATCCTTGCAAAGACCGAGAGTCTGCGGTGGGCGTCGATGCGGCGGCGCGGGAACCGCCTCAGGCGCCGCCTGCTCGAGTTTCTCTTGATGACCTGCGTGTGCGGCATTCTGATCGAAGGCGCCAGCCTTGCGTCGCGGGCTCAGCAGACTTCGGATCAAAAGCGCTCGATCACGGTCGATATGACCGCGACCGAGTCCGTCCGGACGGCCGTTTCAAAGGCCGGAAGGGCGGAACGCGTGGACGAAAGGGAATGGCAGGCCGTCGCCGAAAAGGCGGCGACCAGTTCGATGACGTGGCTTGGTATCGAAGCCGACCAAGTCCGGCGGTCGGATCCGCCCCTGGCGAAGGTCAGGGCCGCCGTGTTGACCGAAAAGTGCGACCAGGTCATGGACGAGCTACGGTCCCAACTGTCGGTCAGCGCTGCCCAAGAAGCCAGTTTCATCCGCTCCGTCGTCACGCTCCTCATGCTCGCGATCTCTCTTGCGGTGGGGTGCGTCCTCGTCCTCAGACTGACCTCGACCCACGACGAGCGGCTTGCGGCCGCCGTCGTCGCTAACGACGAGTTCGTCCAAGACCAACGGTCGTTCCTTCACAGCCTGCCGATCAGCGTCTTTGCGTTCACCGCCCAAGAGTGCGTGTTCCGGAACCCGAGTTGGGAGGAAATGACAGGGTGGCACGAGGGGCGAGAGCCGATGACGTGCTTCCTCGAGGCTGTGCACTCTGAAGACACCGCCTCCGTCAAAGCCGCTCTTGAGAACGCCCGGACCCTCCACCAGGCGGTCGTCGTCGAGCACCGCATCGTGAAGCCGACGGGTCAAGTCCTGTGGGTCGAAACCCGTCTCTCGACGGTCAAAGCCAACGACGGGACCTACCGCTACACGTTGGCCTTTAGTCTGGACACGACTGCGACTCGGGCCGCCGAGCGGGCGATGAGCGAGAAAAACGACGAGATCGTGCGTAAGAACGCCCTCTTGTCGCGGACGTTGACCGAACTAGAAGACAACCTGGAGTCCATCGTGCGGGCCATGGTGCGGGCCATTGAGGCCAAGGACATCTATACGGCGGGACACTCAGAGCGGGTCATGCAGTATTCGCTTTGGATCGGTCAAGAAATGGGGCTCGGCCCTTATGAGCTGCGCGTGCTTGAAATGGGGGCCCTCGTCCACGACATCGGCAAGATCGGTGTCCCCGACGATGTCCTGACGAAGCCTGGAAAGTTGACGGAAAGCGAGTTCAGGCTTGTTCAGAAGCACCCCGTCTACGGAGCCAACATCATGGGCGGGATCCCATCCTTCAAGGATTGTCTTCCGATCGTGAAATGGCACCACGAACGGTTGAACGGCACGGGCTACCCCGATGGCCTCGTCGGGGACGAAATCCCGTTGTTAGTCCGTATCGCAGCCGTCGCAGACGTCTTCGACGCGATGACGACGACCCGGTCGTACAGGTCCAGCATCCCGATCGCAGAGGTCGTGCAAATGATGTGGGGCGAGGTCGAAGCCGGCAAACTCGACGGGGCCGCGCTCCAGGCTTTAGAGTCTGCGTTGCGCAAAAGGTCCCCTCTCATGCGCGAAAGAAGCGAGGAACAGGCCGCTTGA
- a CDS encoding PilZ domain-containing protein, translated as MGETNDYQDSRKHARFELLEYAVIQDGATGQSVRSVVTDVSLGGLQIRSRHQFDPGQQYTLNIGRISSEPLVVTAEARYCIHIEDTDLYATGFRCQLSSTAERIDWVEYVHGIFQTKGESLVQEGA; from the coding sequence ATGGGCGAGACCAACGACTACCAGGATTCGAGAAAGCACGCACGTTTCGAGCTTCTCGAATACGCCGTGATCCAGGACGGGGCGACAGGCCAAAGCGTCCGATCGGTGGTCACCGACGTGAGCCTAGGCGGACTCCAGATCCGGTCGCGACACCAGTTCGACCCTGGTCAGCAGTACACGCTGAACATTGGCAGGATCAGCTCAGAACCGCTCGTGGTGACGGCCGAGGCGCGCTATTGCATCCACATCGAGGACACCGACCTCTATGCCACGGGCTTCCGCTGTCAACTGTCATCGACAGCTGAAAGGATCGACTGGGTCGAGTACGTGCACGGGATCTTCCAGACGA